The region TTGCCAATTCGCCAGTGACTCCGAGCGCCATGTGTAATACAATCAAGGTAACAAAAGCTGCATGCTGAAATACTTGCTAAAATCAAAAAGATCACGCATGCGTGCGTGCCATCCAACAGTATCGCCAACCGTACGGTCGTAGCAGAAAGGCCAATGGTCGACAGCAACCTTGCACATGTTCGTGTGTGTATATATTAAAGTCGTCAAAAAGAGGTCATGTCGTGAGCGTAATCCAACCCCGGCGGCGGTTATCCTGACTTTTGTAGGCTCATATCTAAAAGATGTGCATTGGGAGGGCAGATCAATGTTGTGTATGTGTGATAAAAGTGTTGTCCCCATCATGCTGGTGAAATGTCGTCCAACGACAGCTCAGTCTCTGTGATGCCAAACAAAGcggcattcttcttggcccACTGTCGAGCAAGAATAGAGGCTGCGCAAATATTGTTAGTCATTTTTTTGTCATAGAGTGAATCGGAGATTCATCGTGAACTTGTACTCACCCTTGAGGAACTTTTTGCTGGCATATTTCTTGAAGAATGCCTCGTGTACAACGGGGCGAGCAAGATAGTCAATCATCAAGTCGACGACAGGCTGAACCTCTTGCTTGTTGTATCCGGCATAGTAAGCCAGAATCTCGTCCTGTAACAAGCATTGTTAGGGCCATTGTCCACTTCCATTCAAAAATATGATGCTCATGCTTACCCATGGACCACGGTCCAGCATCATGCGTGCCAAGTACATGGCGGCCGCAGCGCAGTGGCTTGACCGGTAAGGCAAGAATCGGTAGTCGAGGAGGCTAATCTCCATGAGATATTTGCCAATAGTGCGAGACTGGATGTCATAGTTGTCCGCCTTCGACACGCGGCGGAGGAAGTTCATGGGGTTGGGATAGCTCAGGTCATAGTTGAGCGTGCTAAGGAGGAACCGCTCTGCGGACAGAATCTCGGCTTCACTGAAGCCATTGTCGGTAATGCGCTTAAAGTTCTCCACATGAGGTGACAGAACCTCCTCGTACTTGGACGCAATGAACATGGCGGTGATGCCAACAAGCTGGAGACGGTCGAGCTGAACAACCTTTTCGGAGAGGAAGCGGTCAATGATGTTGACAGCGAGGAAGAGGGTCTCCGGTAACAGATGGAATCTTGTGTGAACCTCGATGAGCCAGTCAATGAGAATACCACGCGTTTTCCACTCGAGGTCGTCCTGGTGTTCCATGTACTGAGGGTTGGGAACCGAGCGGCATTCAAGGTCTCTCAGATACTCAAAAATCTCCGTGGCATATTCAGCAACCATGAGAGGGTCATCCCAGTCATCCTCTTCGATCAGGTCGACACCATCTGGCGGTGGTACTCTgacgtcttcttcgtcatcgtgCTTGATGTCTTTCAAGTCGGACACGGGGACGCGATTTTCGTCGCGCATCTGCGCCCCCAACTTTTGCGTATGCACCTTCTTCCGTACAGGCTGAGATTCTTCGACAGCGACGTCATCTGCCTCCTTGCCGGCGGCGGACGCGACTTTTCTCTTCGGGCCAGCGCCAATGGTACCAGAGCCACCACGTCTGGGTTCGGCCTTGTTCAATTCCTTGGCGCTGAGAGCACTGCGGGCAGTGGTGGTTCGGGTAGTGCTCTTCTGGATACCACCAGGATGGGAAGCCTTGGAGATGAGTCCAACCTTGCCACCGGCCTTCTTTCCCTCAACAGCTTCCGACTTGTTGACGTTGCTGACATCGCCGAGAGCAGCACGTTTCCTTTGAACGCCAGCATTGCCGAGACTGGCAGCCGACTTCTTCGGCTGTAAAGCACCCTTTGCTGGCATGGCGAGTTCGTCCACGTTGAGAGCGGCGGCCTTGGCTCGTGTAAGACGCGTCGAGCTGTTCTCGTCGTTCTCGTTGGATACGAGACGTTGACGAGCAGTACGAGTCTAGATGGACGCAACGAGTTTGCGTGTCAGCAAGTCTGAACACGTGCCGACCAAGAAGGAACACGCCAAAAAAGCTTCCCAATCAAGTCCAGCTAGGAACACGTGTGGTGGCGGCAACTTACACCAGGAGGCATATTACAGTCTAGTATAGATACTAGATGCTATATATGAGAGCCAGAGGCGGTACTGTAGAgcgaaagaagagagaaacTTGTCAGCCGTCAACGCGTCGAAAAAAGGATCAAAGAGAGGCAGAGTTGAGAAGAGTTGGGGGAGCATGGAAGAAAAGTAGCTCGACGCTGAGACAGTTTGAATGAGAGAGGAATTTTGTCGGTTGCCCTACCTCTGGTTCAGAGACAGACGAATGAATGTCCAACACAACACCGCGATTGGAATGTTTGATCGGGATATATGCAGCCCAAAACTAGTTAAACGTATTAGGGGAGCTGCCCGATGATGGCTAACGGCGCGATTAACGTGTAAAAAAAGATGGAGAGGGACAAGATAACAGGAAGGACCGGGCAGCAGTCGAGGTGTTtatgttgaagaagacggtCGTGAGGGCAGACGAGAAGTGTTTTGAGGAGcggagcagagcagagcagcagcaagcaggGGAGGAAGACGTGAGGTGAGAAAGTGGAGCCAGTCGCGGATGGAAAAAGGTACGTACCTTGACTTGAACCGGGACATGGACCTCGACCTGTCTTGATGCGGCGCGGCGTGGCTCGCGATTTTTGGTTGCCCAGGCAGGGAATCTACTTTTTGAGACTGTGCATTGATGTAACAAGAGAGACACACACAAAAAAAGGGAAGAATTGACTGGATGAATGGACACCTGTGATTGAGCTCCAAAGACGGGCTGGGCCGGAATAGTCAGCAGCAAGCACTGTGTTTTTATTCGCGAGCTGTGATGTCCAGTCcgtctgtgtctgtgtctgtgtctgtctTTCTGGTCCGTGTTTGTGCCACCAAAGCCGTTGCTGCAGGCAATGGATGGATATGATGGATACttgagtactccgtatatcTGGGCCAGACTCGTTTGTGCAATCCAAGGGATGAATTTATCTGTGAACTTGCACTACTACGCAGTATCTGGTTACACAATCGCAGTGCAGCCGATTGAGGTTTGAGTTTTATTGTAGAGATTAAATCAGCAAGGGACATATCGCGGCCAAACAATGAGAAAAAAGCAAGGCCAGACTGACGAGTTTGTATCTGCATCTGTAGCATGATGCTGCCACGCACAGCTGCATATCTACACACACACATGTTACAGGCTAACCACGGAGTACCTACCCAGGTCATGCCCAGTATTTCAGCTTCACCCAAATCATACCGTGTCATCGggatgatgccaaacaaCGTTGACTGGCTCGCCAAGGTACCTCTACAAGCTTGTACAAGCTCACAGTCGGCGACTCACAACGCGACGACTGGAGCTTTCGCGGGTCTGAATACCAGGTACGTACCAGCTCTAGCTCCAGCACTAGCCGAAATCCCTGTGTCAACAGTGGCAACCGCGGGGCAACGGCCCGTTGATTGGAGAAAGCGCCGCGGCTCATCTCGCGCCGGTGCACAAGCCCTTGTGGCTAGTCGCGCGAGCTTGCACGACGCGGCGTCCCGCTGATGTGGCTCCAGCTGTGGCACGAACTGTGGCTCACCACCTCCGCTTGTGTGGCTTGGCACTTCCTTGCCGTCTCTCGGCAAAACGTTCTGCAGCTTTCCGATGGAAATTTCAATGTGGCCGACCACACTCACGACTGGCTGGTGGGCAAAGTGCAAATCAACTGGCCGTCAGTCCACCAAGCTGGTGATCCCTCTTTTTTCGACGTCGCCTTTCCGGACATCAAGGCGTCAACGGCCAGGTTCAAGCATTGGCTGTGACTTGGGTCTCTGAACAGGACCACGTCCAATCCTGCTGCTTGGCCAATGCCTGGCACTGGGGCAGCTATTTAACTCTTAACCTTGGCAACGAACTCGG is a window of Pochonia chlamydosporia 170 chromosome 5, whole genome shotgun sequence DNA encoding:
- a CDS encoding G2/M-specific cyclin NimE (similar to Coccidioides immitis RS XP_001247875.1); its protein translation is MPPGTRTARQRLVSNENDENSSTRLTRAKAAALNVDELAMPAKGALQPKKSAASLGNAGVQRKRAALGDVSNVNKSEAVEGKKAGGKVGLISKASHPGGIQKSTTRTTTARSALSAKELNKAEPRRGGSGTIGAGPKRKVASAAGKEADDVAVEESQPVRKKVHTQKLGAQMRDENRVPVSDLKDIKHDDEEDVRVPPPDGVDLIEEDDWDDPLMVAEYATEIFEYLRDLECRSVPNPQYMEHQDDLEWKTRGILIDWLIEVHTRFHLLPETLFLAVNIIDRFLSEKVVQLDRLQLVGITAMFIASKYEEVLSPHVENFKRITDNGFSEAEILSAERFLLSTLNYDLSYPNPMNFLRRVSKADNYDIQSRTIGKYLMEISLLDYRFLPYRSSHCAAAAMYLARMMLDRGPWDEILAYYAGYNKQEVQPVVDLMIDYLARPVVHEAFFKKYASKKFLKASILARQWAKKNAALFGITETELSLDDISPA